The Actinomadura sp. WMMB 499 genome includes a window with the following:
- a CDS encoding C40 family peptidase has product MTNDHIGEPTRRRGGLWTAGAFRGLAAAACLAVTTSLVSAPVAAHADPQPTAAEAQEKLDELNKKVEQYVEKYNQIGEKLKIAKKKYKAANKSATEEQAKFEEQRRTVAQMAANAYKEGGDEETNLATFTSSDDPQAILDQSAVFSLLSRERSSELTQFIATTQRLRREQAAAKTAYEEVKAKSDEIKKHKDKVEKEIDKQQKLVRELGGTTSSSGGSGGVGGTYNGPASGAAGAALDFAYAQLGKPYGYGMEGPNSFDCSGLTMKAWAAAGVSITRTTNSQYAATKRVSKENLQPGDLVFFNSLGHVGLYAGNGQMIHAPRTGKNVEVVSITSGYYLNNYYGAGRP; this is encoded by the coding sequence GTGACCAATGATCACATCGGGGAGCCCACGCGCCGCAGGGGCGGGCTCTGGACGGCGGGCGCGTTTCGCGGACTGGCGGCCGCCGCCTGTCTCGCCGTGACGACCTCGCTGGTGTCCGCCCCGGTGGCGGCGCACGCCGATCCGCAGCCGACGGCCGCGGAGGCGCAGGAGAAGCTCGACGAGCTCAACAAGAAGGTCGAGCAGTACGTCGAGAAGTACAACCAGATCGGCGAGAAGCTCAAGATCGCCAAGAAGAAGTACAAGGCGGCGAACAAGAGCGCGACCGAAGAGCAGGCGAAGTTCGAGGAGCAGCGCCGGACCGTCGCCCAGATGGCGGCCAACGCCTACAAGGAGGGCGGCGACGAGGAGACCAACCTCGCGACGTTCACCAGCAGCGACGACCCGCAGGCGATCCTCGACCAGTCGGCCGTCTTCTCGCTGCTGTCGCGCGAGCGCAGCTCCGAGCTCACCCAGTTCATCGCCACCACGCAGCGGCTCCGCCGCGAGCAGGCCGCGGCCAAGACCGCCTACGAGGAGGTCAAGGCCAAGTCCGACGAGATCAAGAAGCACAAGGACAAGGTCGAGAAGGAGATCGACAAACAGCAGAAGCTGGTCCGCGAACTCGGCGGGACGACCTCCTCCTCGGGCGGTTCGGGCGGCGTCGGCGGCACCTACAACGGTCCCGCCAGCGGCGCGGCCGGGGCGGCGCTCGACTTCGCCTACGCCCAGCTCGGCAAGCCGTACGGGTACGGCATGGAGGGCCCGAACTCCTTCGACTGCTCGGGTCTCACCATGAAGGCGTGGGCGGCGGCGGGCGTGAGCATCACGCGCACGACGAACTCGCAGTACGCGGCGACGAAGCGGGTCTCCAAGGAGAACCTGCAGCCCGGTGACCTGGTGTTCTTCAACAGTCTCGGGCACGTCGGCCTGTACGCCGGCAACGGCCAGATGATCCATGCGCCGCGCACCGGCAAGAACGTCGAGGTCGTGAGCATCACCTCGGGTTACTACCTGAACAACTACTACGGCGCCGGGCGGCCCTGA